In the Chitinophagaceae bacterium genome, one interval contains:
- a CDS encoding sodium-translocating pyrophosphatase: protein MSINSIVYVIPLLGIVGLLVMIFKSLWVSKQETGEANMNELAGYIAKGAMAFLKAEWKVLSYFVTIAALLLAYSGTLVEDSHPTIAIAFVIGAVLSAFSGWIGMNIATKANVRTTQAARTSLSKALKISFTGGSVMGLGVAGLAILGLGTLFIILMQIFVPAEVALTGIEMKKALEVLAGFSLGAESIALFARVGGGIYTKAADVGADLVGKVEKNIPEDDVRNPATIADNVGDNVGDVAGMGADLFGSYVATILATMVLGQEIDASHDNMGGLSPIILPMLLAGVGLIFSIVGMFFVTIKKETDSVQKALNMGNWSSILFTIIASFFIVKYTLPEALSIRGVAFTSMDVFYAIFLGLIVGTLMSIITEYYTGVGNKPVNSIIQRSSTGHATNIIGGLAVGMESTALPIIVLATGIYGSYHFAGLYGVAVAAAGMMATTAMQLSIDAFGPIADNAGGIAEMSGLPKEVRERTDNLDAVGNTTAATGKGFAIASAALTSLALFAAFVGVSGITSIDIYKADVLSGLFIGAMIPFIFSSLAISAVGKAAMDMVNEVRRQFREIPGIMEYKNKPEYEKCVAISTKASIRQMIKPGVIAISTPIIVGFCFGPEVLGGLLAGITVSGVLMGIFQNNAGGAWDNAKKSFEKGVKIDGKMEYKGSDAHKASITGDTVGDPFKDTSGPSMNILIKLSCIVALIIAPHIKKTNTTTQDNTIQPKIEHFQEQ, encoded by the coding sequence ATGAGTATAAATAGTATAGTATATGTAATACCCTTATTAGGTATAGTAGGGCTTTTAGTAATGATTTTTAAATCATTGTGGGTATCAAAGCAAGAAACGGGGGAAGCAAATATGAATGAATTGGCTGGTTATATTGCAAAAGGAGCGATGGCTTTTTTAAAGGCGGAATGGAAAGTATTATCGTATTTTGTGACCATAGCAGCTCTTTTATTAGCATATTCAGGAACATTAGTAGAAGATTCACACCCTACGATAGCAATAGCATTTGTAATAGGCGCTGTTCTATCGGCATTCTCAGGTTGGATAGGAATGAATATTGCTACCAAAGCAAATGTTAGAACTACACAAGCGGCAAGGACGAGCCTTTCAAAAGCACTCAAAATATCTTTTACAGGCGGAAGTGTTATGGGACTTGGGGTAGCAGGTTTAGCCATTCTCGGATTAGGAACATTATTTATAATATTAATGCAGATATTTGTTCCCGCAGAAGTAGCATTAACGGGAATAGAAATGAAAAAAGCATTAGAAGTATTAGCAGGGTTTTCATTGGGTGCAGAATCTATAGCACTTTTTGCCCGTGTGGGAGGAGGAATTTACACAAAAGCAGCAGATGTAGGAGCAGATTTAGTAGGAAAAGTAGAAAAAAATATTCCCGAAGACGATGTTAGAAATCCCGCAACTATTGCTGATAATGTAGGTGATAATGTAGGCGACGTAGCAGGAATGGGCGCAGATCTTTTTGGATCTTACGTAGCTACTATCCTTGCAACTATGGTATTAGGACAAGAGATAGATGCTTCTCATGACAATATGGGAGGGCTTTCACCTATAATTCTTCCTATGCTTTTAGCGGGAGTAGGACTTATATTTTCTATAGTAGGTATGTTTTTTGTAACAATAAAAAAAGAAACCGATAGCGTTCAAAAAGCTCTCAATATGGGCAATTGGTCTTCTATACTATTCACAATTATTGCTTCTTTTTTTATTGTAAAATATACTTTACCCGAAGCGTTGAGTATAAGAGGAGTTGCTTTTACTTCTATGGATGTCTTCTATGCCATATTTTTAGGACTTATAGTTGGAACTTTGATGAGCATCATAACAGAATATTATACAGGGGTGGGAAATAAACCTGTTAACTCTATTATTCAAAGATCTTCTACCGGACATGCTACCAATATTATTGGAGGATTAGCTGTAGGTATGGAATCTACAGCACTTCCTATCATAGTTTTAGCAACAGGTATTTATGGTTCTTACCATTTTGCGGGTTTATATGGGGTTGCTGTAGCCGCAGCGGGAATGATGGCCACCACTGCCATGCAATTATCTATAGATGCTTTTGGACCGATTGCTGATAACGCAGGAGGTATTGCAGAAATGAGCGGACTTCCAAAAGAAGTAAGAGAAAGAACAGATAATTTAGACGCAGTAGGAAATACCACAGCAGCAACAGGAAAAGGATTTGCAATAGCATCCGCCGCTCTCACCTCATTAGCACTTTTTGCAGCTTTTGTAGGAGTATCAGGTATCACTTCCATAGATATTTATAAAGCAGATGTTTTATCAGGATTATTTATCGGTGCCATGATCCCTTTTATATTTTCTTCCCTTGCTATATCTGCCGTAGGAAAAGCAGCTATGGATATGGTAAACGAAGTGAGAAGACAATTCCGTGAAATACCCGGTATAATGGAATATAAAAATAAACCCGAATATGAAAAATGCGTAGCAATATCTACAAAAGCATCTATAAGACAAATGATAAAACCCGGGGTTATCGCAATTTCTACTCCTATCATAGTCGGTTTTTGTTTTGGACCAGAGGTATTAGGAGGACTATTAGCAGGAATAACCGTATCAGGAGTACTTATGGGAATATTTCAAAATAATGCAGGAGGCGCATGGGATAATGCCAAAAAATCTTTTGAAAAAGGAGTAAAAATTGACGGAAAGATGGAATATAAAGGGTCTGATGCTCATAAAGCTTCTATAACAGGGGATACTGTTGGAGATCCTTTCAAAGATACTTCCGGACCCTCTATGAATATTTTAATTAAACTATCCTGTATAGTAGCACTCATAATAGCACCTCATATCAAAAAAACAAATACTACCACTCAAGACAATACCATACAACCGAAAATAGAACATTTTCAGGAGCAATGA
- a CDS encoding NERD domain-containing protein, whose protein sequence is EEARKKNEEELAALKKEREEAHKKLESTMDKLGFNIGMGVEEMFADGLKNNPTIHDIHFDYVHKNVEFFNDKGDTATEIDIVLVNKQSVALVETKHRFRKEDLEKFLEKQYPLFQKYGGIILRENIYLFIAGLSYDPIVIKQAQELGIGILHLKNEVIEVEGEVKNYYQ, encoded by the coding sequence GAAGAAGCTCGTAAAAAAAATGAAGAAGAATTAGCGGCTCTGAAAAAAGAAAGAGAAGAAGCTCATAAAAAATTAGAATCTACTATGGATAAATTAGGTTTTAATATTGGTATGGGAGTGGAAGAAATGTTTGCTGATGGGCTTAAAAATAACCCTACTATCCATGATATTCATTTTGATTATGTACATAAAAATGTAGAGTTCTTTAATGACAAAGGAGACACTGCTACAGAGATAGATATAGTATTGGTAAATAAACAGAGTGTAGCCCTTGTGGAGACGAAGCATCGTTTTAGAAAAGAAGATTTAGAAAAATTTCTTGAGAAACAATATCCATTGTTTCAAAAATATGGAGGAATTATACTAAGAGAAAATATTTATTTATTCATCGCAGGGCTTTCATACGATCCAATAGTGATAAAACAAGCCCAAGAATTAGGAATAGGTATTCTCCATCTCAAAAACGAGGTGATAGAAGTAGAAGGGGAAGTAAAAAATTATTATCAGTAA
- the fabG gene encoding 3-oxoacyl-[acyl-carrier-protein] reductase, translating to MKLLENKVVLVTGASKGIGLSIAKVFAKNGANVAFTYLNSIEAAHQLEIDLQTESIKAKGYRSDASDYSSAEQLINDVIKDFGKIDILINNAGITQDGLLLRMSEEQWEAVIKTNLKSCFNTVKHTTKLFLKQKSGAIINITSVVGIKGNAGQANYAASKAGIIGFTKSVALELGSRNIRVNAVAPGFIETEMTQVLDQKTVDTWRENIPLKRGGTPEEVANVCVFLASDMASYITGQVIQIDGGLLT from the coding sequence ATGAAATTATTAGAAAACAAAGTAGTCCTCGTAACAGGTGCGTCTAAAGGAATAGGATTATCTATCGCAAAAGTATTTGCAAAAAATGGTGCAAACGTAGCTTTTACCTATCTTAATAGCATAGAAGCAGCGCATCAATTGGAAATAGACCTTCAAACAGAATCTATAAAGGCAAAGGGATATCGTTCTGATGCTTCTGACTATTCTTCCGCAGAGCAGCTTATAAATGATGTAATAAAAGATTTTGGAAAAATAGATATTTTGATCAATAATGCAGGTATAACGCAGGATGGTCTTTTGCTCAGAATGTCTGAAGAACAATGGGAAGCGGTTATAAAAACAAACTTGAAATCTTGTTTTAATACAGTAAAACATACCACAAAACTTTTTCTCAAACAAAAAAGTGGTGCTATTATAAATATAACCTCTGTTGTAGGCATAAAAGGAAATGCAGGACAAGCAAACTACGCAGCATCCAAAGCAGGCATTATAGGATTTACAAAATCAGTAGCTTTAGAGTTAGGTTCTAGAAATATTAGAGTAAATGCAGTAGCCCCAGGATTTATAGAAACCGAAATGACCCAAGTATTAGACCAAAAAACAGTAGATACTTGGAGAGAAAATATTCCTCTCAAAAGAGGAGGAACACCCGAAGAAGTAGCAAATGTATGTGTATTTCTCGCATCCGATATGGCAAGTTATATCACAGGACAAGTTATTCAAATAGATGGAGGATTACTCACATAA
- a CDS encoding DEAD/DEAH box helicase family protein: protein KQYQQEVINDLTNFIDFLEKSNNLKTAFSDFWESKGILLKNIDYEFLKPYDNSIKNVPRVTVKVPTSGGKTFIACNALKPIFDSFPIDKPRVVVWFVPSDTILKQTYKNLNDTSHPYRQKIDSHFSSRVKVYLKDDLLQGASFSPTIVKEQLSIFVLSVQSFSARNKEARKAYQENENLADFPKTYTDKEKLLQDVDETALMQVITQLNPVIVIDESHNFEADLRIEMLNTINPSFIFDLTATPREKSNIISFVDALKLKQNNMVKLPVIVYNHKDTNEVINSAINLQKVLEQKAKLEVENGGKFIRPIVLFQAQPKSDKDNITFEKIKKDLIDFGIPESHVKIKTANKDEIKNIDLMQPDCEVRYIITVNALKEGWDCPFAYILASLANKSSAVDVEQILGRVLRLPFTRQHNEKLLNLSYVFTSSNNFLQTLDKIILGLNKAGFSAKDYRVKTEQTTQNPTVKQGSFEYLLTNQSNINQSNSNDVVEINVEQLKQFSESEQSVQRTNDIIETALNEGDNYDKRIEEIKKDEEIIPTELMDKVKTYPIKESYKDEVKNVKLPNFFLQKSPNLIDSENFVLLTKKELLLGFDLSKEDHKIDFTQSSEMASIDLVEGRKDEFIPAYRHAENQVKEAFVEYITTLSPESKINQISLRLAKQIKRIDEISEPAITEYIKNVIKDLNSEKISELTHNESFYVNKIKEKIERLTDIYAEKKFTEFLDKGTVICKEEFEFHKKISPKIANTGLTKNLYVEEGEMNDFEREVIYEISNLDSVVFWHRNLERSKGFLINGFINHYPDFILKMKNGKIIVIETKGAFILNEETKQKIRLGEKWASKAGDKYRYFMVFDKEVKMEGAKTLSQIIEILKDMK from the coding sequence AAACAATATCAGCAGGAAGTAATAAACGACCTTACAAATTTCATCGATTTTCTGGAAAAATCCAATAATTTGAAAACTGCATTTTCTGATTTTTGGGAAAGTAAAGGTATTTTATTGAAAAACATTGATTATGAATTTCTAAAACCTTATGACAATTCCATTAAAAATGTCCCTCGTGTAACTGTAAAAGTGCCAACATCAGGCGGAAAAACTTTTATTGCCTGCAATGCTTTAAAACCAATTTTCGACAGTTTTCCAATTGATAAACCACGAGTAGTAGTTTGGTTTGTTCCATCAGATACCATTTTAAAGCAAACCTATAAAAATCTGAATGATACCAGCCACCCTTACCGCCAAAAAATAGACAGTCATTTTAGTAGTCGTGTAAAGGTTTACTTAAAAGACGATTTGTTACAAGGTGCAAGTTTTAGCCCAACTATTGTAAAAGAACAATTAAGTATATTTGTGTTAAGTGTTCAGTCATTTTCGGCACGCAACAAAGAAGCCCGAAAAGCATATCAGGAAAACGAAAATTTGGCAGATTTTCCAAAAACTTACACCGACAAAGAAAAATTATTGCAAGACGTTGATGAAACCGCTTTAATGCAAGTAATCACACAATTAAATCCTGTAATTGTAATTGACGAAAGCCATAATTTTGAAGCCGATTTACGAATTGAAATGCTCAATACCATAAACCCAAGTTTCATTTTTGATTTAACAGCAACCCCCAGAGAAAAAAGCAATATTATAAGTTTTGTTGACGCTCTAAAATTGAAACAAAACAACATGGTAAAATTACCTGTTATTGTTTACAATCACAAAGACACTAACGAAGTAATTAACAGTGCAATAAATCTGCAAAAAGTATTAGAGCAAAAAGCAAAATTGGAAGTTGAAAATGGCGGGAAGTTTATAAGACCAATCGTTTTATTTCAAGCTCAACCAAAAAGTGACAAAGACAATATTACATTTGAAAAAATCAAAAAAGATTTAATTGATTTTGGCATTCCCGAAAGCCATGTAAAAATTAAAACCGCAAATAAAGACGAAATTAAAAATATTGATTTAATGCAACCCGATTGCGAAGTACGTTACATAATAACTGTAAATGCTCTAAAAGAAGGTTGGGATTGTCCTTTTGCCTATATTTTGGCTTCGCTTGCCAATAAATCGTCAGCCGTTGATGTTGAACAAATACTCGGAAGAGTTTTACGTTTGCCTTTTACTCGCCAACACAACGAAAAACTTTTAAATCTTTCGTATGTTTTTACATCGTCAAATAATTTTCTTCAAACACTTGATAAAATTATTCTTGGTTTAAATAAAGCGGGATTTAGCGCAAAAGATTATAGAGTAAAAACCGAACAAACAACACAAAACCCTACTGTAAAACAAGGCTCTTTTGAATATTTATTGACAAATCAATCAAATATAAATCAATCAAATTCTAATGATGTTGTTGAAATTAATGTTGAACAATTAAAGCAATTTTCTGAATCGGAACAAAGCGTACAACGAACTAACGATATAATTGAAACCGCTTTAAATGAAGGTGATAATTATGATAAAAGAATAGAAGAAATAAAAAAAGATGAAGAAATAATCCCAACAGAACTTATGGACAAAGTAAAAACATATCCAATAAAAGAATCTTACAAAGACGAAGTTAAAAACGTAAAACTTCCGAATTTCTTTTTGCAAAAAAGTCCGAATTTGATTGACAGCGAAAATTTTGTATTGCTTACAAAAAAAGAATTATTGCTTGGTTTTGATTTAAGCAAAGAAGACCATAAAATTGATTTTACGCAATCATCGGAAATGGCAAGCATTGATTTAGTAGAAGGTCGCAAAGATGAATTTATTCCCGCATACCGACACGCAGAAAACCAAGTAAAAGAAGCATTTGTAGAATATATTACAACCCTTTCGCCAGAGAGTAAAATAAATCAAATTTCGTTACGGCTTGCTAAACAAATAAAACGGATAGATGAAATTTCAGAACCGGCAATAACAGAATATATTAAAAACGTAATCAAAGATTTAAACAGCGAAAAAATATCGGAATTAACTCACAATGAAAGCTTTTACGTAAACAAAATAAAAGAAAAAATTGAACGATTAACCGACATTTACGCAGAAAAGAAATTCACTGAATTTTTAGACAAAGGAACGGTAATATGCAAAGAAGAATTTGAATTTCACAAAAAAATAAGTCCTAAAATTGCAAATACAGGATTAACAAAAAACTTATACGTTGAAGAAGGCGAAATGAATGATTTTGAACGTGAAGTAATTTACGAAATTTCAAATTTAGACAGTGTAGTTTTTTGGCATCGAAATTTGGAACGTAGTAAAGGTTTTTTAATAAACGGTTTTATCAACCATTATCCCGATTTCATATTAAAAATGAAAAACGGGAAAATTATTGTAATAGAAACAAAAGGGGCTTTTATTTTAAACGAAGAGACTAAACAAAAAATACGACTTGGCGAAAAATGGGCAAGTAAAGCAGGTGATAAATATCGTTATTTTATGGTTTTCGACAAAGAAGTAAAAATGGAAGGAGCAAAAACTCTTTCACAAATAATTGAAATACTAAAAGATATGAAATAA
- a CDS encoding alpha-amylase family glycosyl hydrolase: MKKVAIVYFLFIVIAKAQIVKFIPQTLTAEDSVEIIYDANQGTQALMGVTSVYIHTGVVTTNTNSPTGNDWKYVVGNWGKDDGIGKMSKVTGTTDQWRIKLTPSIRSYYKVPAGESIYKLGMVFRNADGSKEGKGIRGDFAGGTVIDNGDIFLNISSIPYISILSPTESNIFLKNGDSIRFVATASTDATSLTLSLKEDDGIFQQVLSLNNTRSIRFSKYISHSTKITFKTETRFGETTIHNMKDFFIHVRTSSIIEALPPNIKNGINYNASDSTSVILVLQAPKKQFVYVVGDFTNWQVEDNFLMKQTPDSQYFWLEITSLQPKKEYAYQYWVDGTIKIGDPYADKVADPNNDKYTFDSLQILKIPTEVGIASVLQTGQAPFQWGESENNWVRPKKEELIIYELLIRDFVKQHSYKALLDTLPYLKKLGVNAIELMPIMEFEGNESWGYNPIYHMAVDKYYGTNNELKTFIQEAHKQGFAVLLDMVLNHAFGQSPLVRMYWDTQNNKPARNSPWFNTDAPHPYNVGYDFNHESPYTQSFVDDVNTYWLKEFHFDGYRFDLTKGFTNTTSTEQTASNYDASRISILKRMALKIFEHTPNAYVILEHFAEEREEKELSDAGMLLWANGSYSYGDILLGKTSANISFVNNKTKVSYMESHDEERLMYKAMNSTEGNATYFLKNKHIALNRVKALASFFYTVPGPKMMWQFQELGYDISINFNGRLGNKPYPWGNEGLGYYEDNERQKLFKVHSAIINLVKEYKTAFTEGKFTWTFTNDPQTTEVKHASIVIEHPSLSVVIVANFTTQEVTARIPILSQTATWYDFFFKDINTTPFTANEPIKLYPGEFHIFVDRRVNFPEAGLVTLFKPLVTVEPSQFTPKDSVLLTFQPIYSPDRWTLDGEKCYMVAGVVISPTGNKLEYIKGTENRDDGIGLMATLKTSPIKYSILFKPREYFQVPTNIPIYKIGLFFRNADGSKIAKGIYGDTIFLKVSSEGKIVTVEPENFGPNTEIKIIFDALVANNDGTAGLVNARKVYMHSGIITTSAQGTSWEHVVGNWGTDDNIGQMTAVPNELNKWQITITPRNYFTAVPPTANWFRIGMVFRNEDGSARGKDEGASDIFVNFHQNTIINTTPLITLVEEKHIDNTVHIFPNPTKKKIFLQLEDNSFFSTQSIDFWDINGVYIKTNILIVNNTIEMDISHLKKGIYFVSITLNDRYTIKKILIE; this comes from the coding sequence ATGAAGAAAGTAGCAATAGTATATTTTTTATTTATAGTAATTGCAAAAGCACAAATTGTAAAGTTTATCCCACAAACACTCACAGCAGAAGACAGTGTAGAAATTATATACGATGCGAACCAAGGCACGCAAGCACTTATGGGGGTAACATCAGTTTATATACACACAGGGGTTGTTACTACCAACACCAACTCTCCTACAGGAAACGATTGGAAATATGTAGTAGGAAATTGGGGAAAAGACGATGGTATTGGTAAAATGAGCAAAGTAACAGGAACCACAGACCAATGGAGAATAAAACTTACTCCGTCTATAAGAAGTTATTATAAAGTCCCCGCGGGAGAAAGTATTTATAAATTGGGTATGGTTTTTAGAAATGCTGATGGTAGTAAAGAAGGAAAGGGAATAAGAGGTGATTTTGCAGGTGGCACTGTTATTGATAACGGAGATATTTTTCTCAATATTTCTTCCATTCCATATATAAGTATCCTATCTCCTACAGAAAGCAATATCTTTTTAAAAAATGGAGATTCCATCAGATTTGTAGCTACAGCATCCACAGATGCTACTTCTCTTACTCTTTCTTTGAAAGAAGATGATGGAATTTTTCAGCAAGTTTTAAGTCTAAATAATACTCGGAGTATCCGTTTTAGTAAATATATTTCTCATTCCACCAAAATAACATTCAAAACAGAAACACGTTTTGGAGAAACCACAATACATAATATGAAAGATTTTTTTATACATGTCCGCACTTCCAGTATTATAGAAGCACTTCCACCGAACATAAAAAATGGTATCAACTATAATGCATCAGATTCTACGAGCGTTATCCTTGTACTTCAAGCACCAAAAAAACAATTTGTATATGTGGTAGGCGATTTTACAAATTGGCAAGTAGAAGATAATTTTTTGATGAAACAAACTCCCGATTCTCAATATTTTTGGTTAGAAATAACATCACTCCAACCTAAAAAAGAATATGCTTATCAATATTGGGTAGACGGAACAATAAAAATTGGAGATCCTTATGCAGATAAAGTAGCCGACCCAAATAATGATAAATATACTTTTGATTCTTTACAAATACTAAAAATTCCAACAGAAGTTGGTATCGCTTCTGTTTTACAAACAGGGCAAGCACCTTTTCAATGGGGAGAGTCAGAAAATAATTGGGTAAGACCTAAAAAAGAAGAACTTATTATTTACGAACTTTTGATACGTGATTTTGTAAAACAACATTCTTATAAAGCCCTTCTAGATACCCTTCCTTACCTAAAGAAATTAGGAGTAAATGCCATAGAACTTATGCCTATCATGGAATTTGAAGGAAATGAAAGCTGGGGATACAATCCCATATACCACATGGCAGTAGATAAATACTACGGTACAAACAACGAACTCAAAACATTTATTCAAGAAGCCCATAAACAAGGGTTTGCTGTTCTATTAGATATGGTATTAAACCATGCATTTGGACAAAGCCCCTTAGTTCGTATGTATTGGGATACTCAAAATAATAAACCCGCTCGGAATAGCCCCTGGTTTAATACTGATGCACCCCATCCCTATAATGTAGGATATGATTTTAACCACGAAAGCCCATACACACAATCTTTTGTAGATGATGTAAATACATACTGGTTGAAAGAATTCCACTTTGATGGGTATAGATTTGACCTTACAAAAGGATTTACAAATACAACATCCACAGAACAAACTGCCTCAAATTACGATGCTTCTCGCATATCTATTCTCAAAAGAATGGCTCTCAAGATATTTGAACATACCCCCAATGCTTATGTTATATTAGAACATTTTGCCGAAGAAAGAGAAGAAAAAGAACTATCAGATGCAGGAATGCTGCTTTGGGCTAATGGAAGCTATAGCTATGGAGATATTTTATTAGGAAAAACATCCGCCAATATATCATTCGTAAATAACAAAACAAAAGTCAGCTATATGGAAAGTCATGACGAAGAACGTCTGATGTATAAAGCAATGAATAGTACAGAAGGAAATGCAACTTATTTTTTAAAAAATAAACATATTGCTCTTAACAGAGTAAAAGCACTCGCTTCTTTTTTTTATACAGTCCCTGGACCAAAAATGATGTGGCAATTTCAAGAATTAGGATACGATATCAGCATAAATTTTAATGGAAGATTAGGAAACAAGCCATATCCTTGGGGAAATGAAGGATTAGGCTATTATGAAGATAACGAAAGACAAAAACTTTTTAAAGTACATTCGGCTATTATAAACTTAGTAAAAGAATACAAAACCGCTTTTACCGAAGGAAAATTTACATGGACTTTCACCAATGACCCTCAAACCACAGAAGTAAAACATGCTTCTATAGTTATAGAACATCCCTCACTTTCTGTGGTAATAGTAGCAAACTTTACTACCCAAGAAGTCACAGCCCGAATACCTATTCTCTCTCAAACAGCTACATGGTATGATTTTTTCTTCAAAGACATAAATACCACTCCCTTTACAGCAAATGAACCAATCAAACTATACCCAGGTGAATTTCATATATTCGTAGATAGAAGAGTCAATTTTCCAGAAGCAGGATTAGTAACCCTCTTCAAGCCATTAGTAACCGTAGAACCATCTCAGTTCACTCCTAAAGATTCTGTCCTCCTTACCTTTCAACCTATCTATTCTCCTGATAGATGGACATTAGATGGAGAAAAATGCTACATGGTGGCGGGAGTAGTAATCTCTCCAACTGGGAATAAATTAGAATATATAAAAGGTACCGAAAATAGAGATGATGGAATAGGACTTATGGCTACTCTCAAAACATCACCAATAAAATATAGTATTCTTTTCAAACCACGAGAATATTTCCAAGTCCCAACAAATATACCTATTTATAAAATCGGATTGTTTTTCAGAAATGCAGACGGAAGTAAAATAGCAAAAGGAATATATGGAGATACTATCTTTTTAAAAGTATCCTCCGAAGGAAAAATAGTAACCGTAGAACCCGAAAATTTTGGACCTAATACAGAAATAAAAATTATTTTTGATGCCCTTGTAGCAAATAATGATGGTACAGCAGGACTTGTAAATGCGAGGAAAGTATATATGCACTCAGGAATTATTACTACATCAGCACAAGGAACCTCATGGGAGCATGTAGTAGGAAACTGGGGAACAGATGATAATATAGGGCAAATGACAGCAGTGCCAAATGAACTAAACAAATGGCAAATAACAATCACTCCACGAAATTACTTTACTGCTGTTCCCCCAACAGCAAATTGGTTCCGTATAGGAATGGTATTTAGAAATGAAGACGGCTCCGCTCGAGGAAAAGACGAAGGAGCATCTGATATTTTTGTAAACTTTCACCAAAACACAATCATAAATACCACCCCTCTTATCACTTTAGTAGAAGAAAAACACATAGACAATACCGTACATATATTCCCTAATCCCACAAAAAAAAAAATATTCTTGCAATTAGAAGATAACTCTTTTTTTAGCACTCAATCCATTGATTTCTGGGATATAAATGGAGTATATATAAAAACAAATATTCTTATTGTAAATAATACAATAGAAATGGATATTTCTCATCTTAAAAAAGGAATATACTTTGTGTCTATTACTCTCAACGATAGATATACTATAAAAAAGATTTTGATAGAATAA
- a CDS encoding rhomboid family intramembrane serine protease — protein sequence MNTLIKEIKKHWNGWTQVNPIIRFALIHISVFLSVILWKTILRWNDALSIYNSAINFFIITHPSDLFEHRFWAVLTYFFVHDNFFHLIFDILFMYLFGKIVMHYMSRKHFITLYLWGGVVAGFVCVLMFKIIPYNQEREAFIRIMGSSASTFALACALLVFIPHYYISVWIVGPVKIKWIVLFYIIISFAESVETNYMNIFCYVVGGIFGCIYGLQLKKDTTPYLYSSFWKWIKKNTSASPSLKQTYKSEQKASDRSYKETNSLVSQAEIDAILDKISDKGYESLTTEEKQKLFTSSRM from the coding sequence ATGAACACTCTCATAAAAGAAATAAAAAAACATTGGAATGGTTGGACGCAGGTAAATCCCATTATACGTTTCGCGTTAATACATATATCTGTTTTTTTAAGTGTGATTCTATGGAAAACTATTTTAAGATGGAACGATGCTTTATCTATATATAATAGTGCTATAAATTTTTTCATTATTACTCATCCATCTGACCTATTTGAGCATAGATTTTGGGCTGTGCTTACTTATTTTTTTGTTCATGATAATTTTTTTCATCTTATTTTCGATATACTATTTATGTATTTATTTGGAAAGATTGTGATGCATTACATGAGCAGAAAACATTTTATTACTCTCTACCTTTGGGGAGGTGTTGTGGCCGGTTTTGTTTGTGTTTTGATGTTTAAGATAATTCCTTACAACCAAGAAAGAGAGGCATTTATTCGTATAATGGGTTCTTCTGCGTCTACCTTTGCTTTGGCATGCGCTTTATTAGTTTTTATCCCTCATTATTATATTTCTGTATGGATAGTTGGACCGGTCAAGATTAAATGGATAGTCTTGTTTTATATTATAATATCTTTTGCAGAATCTGTAGAAACAAATTACATGAATATTTTTTGTTATGTAGTAGGTGGGATATTTGGATGTATATATGGTTTACAATTAAAAAAAGATACTACCCCTTATTTATATTCTTCTTTTTGGAAATGGATAAAAAAAAATACATCCGCCTCCCCATCTTTAAAACAAACCTATAAAAGCGAACAAAAAGCATCAGATAGATCGTATAAAGAAACAAATTCTTTGGTATCCCAAGCAGAGATAGATGCTATTTTAGATAAAATATCTGATAAAGGATATGAAAGTTTAACCACCGAAGAGAAACAAAAATTATTTACGAGTTCCAGAATGTAA
- a CDS encoding IS1 family transposase — protein sequence MGFGNRDAETFKKLYEKIQRRVQKRYYTDKWDVYSQIIPKSIHVQGKQNTYKIEQNNSNIRHYLARMKRQTKVVSKSIIMVDIN from the coding sequence ATGGGTTTTGGCAATCGTGACGCTGAAACATTTAAAAAACTATATGAAAAAATACAAAGGAGAGTACAAAAAAGATATTATACAGATAAATGGGATGTTTATAGTCAAATCATTCCAAAATCAATTCATGTACAAGGTAAACAAAACACGTATAAAATAGAACAAAACAATTCAAATATAAGACATTATTTAGCTAGAATGAAAAGACAAACGAAAGTAGTTAGTAAATCAATTATTATGGTTGATATAAATTAA